TTATAAATCCCAATATAAGAACAAAAATTTATGATAAAAATTCTCAACTAATTTTAGACGTAGGCGGAGATTCTCAAGGTGCTTTGGCACTAAAACAATTTGAGAGGGAAATAACATCCGAAGGGTACGATCTTATCTTTGTCATAAACCCATATAGGACTCATACGAGGAAGTTAAATGAGCTTTCAGAAATGAGAGCCCAGCTAGAAGAAATTTGTGGACTTGAGGTAACAGCAGTTGTTGCAAATCCGCATTTTATGGAAAAAACAACAGCCGAAGAGTCAGCAAAAGGTATAACAACAGTACTGTCTTTTGCCGACGAAATGAACATACCTATGCTATTTGGTATTGCAGAAAATTCAATATTTTCCGAAGTAAGGAAATATTTGCCAAAGGAAATATTGCTTTGGTCATTAGAAAGAGAAATATTGTTCCCTTGGGAAGAAAAGGAACATATATAAAGGAAAGAGGTGCTTAAGTTGGCAAAAGGCAGAGTTGAAATTCTTGAGGAATATTGCAAGAGCTGTTCTCTTTGCATAGAAGCATGTCCAAAAAATGTGCTTGCAATTTCAGAAACTATTAATCCAAAAGGCTATAGGCCAGTTACAGATGTAAACTCAGAAGATTGTATCGGGTGCGGAATGTGTGCTATGAGATGTCCCGAAGCAGCCATAAAAGTATTCAAAGAAAAATAAATTATCGGGAGGTAATCCAAACATGGGCAGAGTATTAATGAAGGGGACAGAAGCAATTGCTGAAGCCGCAATCCAAGCAGGCTGCAAGCATTTTTTTGGCTACCCCATAACACCTCAAAATGAGATTCCAGAATATATGTCAAAGAGACTTTTTGAAGTTGGAGGTGTGTACCTTCAAGCGGAAAGTGAAGTGGCAGCATCAAATATGATATTGGGTGGGGGTTCAACAGGTGAGCCTGTAATGACGAGTTCTTCAAGCCCCGGAGTTTCACTTATGGCTGAAGCTATAAGCTACATGGCCGGGCAGGAGACCCCGGTTGTGATTGTAAACGTAATGCGGGCAGGTCCGGGATTGGGCGGGATTCTTCCGGCACAAGGAGATTATAGCCAAGCAACCGGTGGAATGGCACACGGAGATTTTAAACTTATAGTATTAGCTCCCTCTACAGTACAGGAATCTGTAGACATGATGCAAAAAGCATTTAATTTGGCTCAAAAATATAGAAACCCGGTAGTCATGATTTGTGACGGAGTTATAGGCCAGATAATGGAAGCCGTTGAGATCCCCGAAGGGAACCCAGAAAATTTATCAAATCCTGTTGATTGGGCTTGTGGTTATATGAAGGAGAGGGGCAAAAGAACTATTTTACATAGTTTAATTCTCGATCCTGAAGAGTTAGAGAGCCATAACAAGCATCTTGAGGCAA
The nucleotide sequence above comes from Synergistaceae bacterium. Encoded proteins:
- a CDS encoding 4Fe-4S binding protein, which gives rise to MAKGRVEILEEYCKSCSLCIEACPKNVLAISETINPKGYRPVTDVNSEDCIGCGMCAMRCPEAAIKVFKEK
- the vorB gene encoding 3-methyl-2-oxobutanoate dehydrogenase subunit VorB yields the protein MGRVLMKGTEAIAEAAIQAGCKHFFGYPITPQNEIPEYMSKRLFEVGGVYLQAESEVAASNMILGGGSTGEPVMTSSSSPGVSLMAEAISYMAGQETPVVIVNVMRAGPGLGGILPAQGDYSQATGGMAHGDFKLIVLAPSTVQESVDMMQKAFNLAQKYRNPVVMICDGVIGQIMEAVEIPEGNPENLSNPVDWACGYMKERGKRTILHSLILDPEELESHNKHLEAKWKRIKEKETDCETYKTEDAEVVISAFGTVARIARSVVDKLRAEGFKVGLIRPLLVSPFPEKEFEGLISTCKHILDVEMNWGQMKKDVESAVKYRIPVSFFGHTGGICPTVSEIEREVRKIFTELG